In the genome of Etheostoma cragini isolate CJK2018 chromosome 5, CSU_Ecrag_1.0, whole genome shotgun sequence, the window atcttttctgtattttcaaaatCTATTTGAATCTATTCTTCTTCTTGCAAAAACAGATTTACCATATGAAGACCGTCCAGACTAAATATCTCGATGGCTTAACACTGaggttttattatattttatgagCTAGCACtgattttgttctgtgtttctTCTCCAGATGAAGCTGTCAGTGTTGCTGCTGTTAGCCCTGCTGGCTCTGTCTTCAGCCAGTCCTCTTGACATCCTGAAGAGCACAGAGCAAAGAAATGGTAAACACAAACTGGCTATATACATTTTAGGGATGGAATAAAACTTTTATGGACATGTTACCATACAATGCTTTATAGAGCATGAAAGACTATGAAGACAAAACCTCTGTAGTGTGTTTGTATTGTACATctgcctttgttttttaaaaggagCAATTAACCTAAACTTGTTTACTCCTGTCTGTTCTATCTAGTGATGTGAAGATACTTGAGCTTTATACTCTTGAGTTAAATTCTAACATcatcatgctaacatgctcacaatgaccaTTCTCATCAGGTATAATATTTATATGTTTCAGTGATGTAATCTACATTGCACACAGGTTTACACTGTACACCCACTAAGATAAATCCGGGATTTCAGTATACCAAGCTAAGGTTTAGAACACTTTTAGTATCAataaatttaaacaaagttgTAGGAGAAGAAAGGGAGAAGGTTATTGTCGTGGTGGGGCAGCCATTTTGCACGTTTTGacataaaagtttttttttttattgtacatttccCCCCAAATCTTTATGCTTGAGAAGTATGGAGTTTTATTCCTATCTTTATTCAAGAGCTCATTCTTTCAATTTGACAGCATTTCTCACTGATTTCACATTCAGATTTTGTAATAATTTCTCTCAAAACATTTCTCTCAAACTCAAATGTGCTTCATAAACCATTGAACAGCGGGGGTAACGGTTACAGAGTAGTAGTAGAGGTTCTAACATAAAGCAAATGCACCCTCAACAGGGCAGGGGTCATTTCATTGggcaaaaaacagaaatgctcCTCAGCTAATCCTGTGTGGTAACATAAAGATATTGATAAATCAAGCCTACCAGGAAATTATCACAATGAAAGGGTACAACACTAAATTAGATTGATGCAGATACACAATGCACACTTATTTCGTGACAGAAGACAATTTATGACAATAGCAGCAACTTGTGGTGACTGGGGGTTATAGAAATGTgataagcaaaacaaaatgaatagaGCAACTCTGGTTGtcaatgaagacaacacaaaatcCCCAGGTGTGGTTGTATTGTAATAAGGGATTAAAACTCCTTGTAGGAAGAATCCCAGACCTGAAACTTACCTTGTTTCAGCGTTCATTATAGTGCCCACAACTGTAGCAGACATTCCAAgtcaaaaacaataattaagtATGGAAGTTTAAGAAAAGATTGTCCACTGTAGTCCGTTGTGGCATACACTACATGTCAGAGAGGGAAGTGGCCGAGTGCCAGGTGTCAAGATAGTTCATTTCTCGCTAGCCGGAGCCCACGGGGACTTCTCTTGCGTCGTCATCGGCCGGGTGTTGAGGAACTCCTCTGTTTGAAAACATGATAATCCGACCCATCTTTGACTTTCAGGGTCGCCAGGTAAAGGAGAAAAATTTGACTCCTCTTTCTTTCAATATCTGCTTTCACCACACCAATACTCGCAGAGAGCGAGGCCAAATCAGATTGAATCACGTTCAATTTCTCCTCTGTGCCCATTTGTGATGTTGAGGGAACCGAGGCTCCAGATATTCACGTTGTCTTCTAGTatttccctccagagcaagcaacactgcgacagtggcgaggaaaaacttccttttaggaagaaaccttggtcagacccaggctcttggtaggtggtgtcggacgaccggttggggttgagatgaaaagtggcaataacagtcacagtaaaagataatagAATAGTGACtaaaaaatagtaatttgtagtagttcatgaaAATGCAGGGCACAGCACGGCATTACAAGgtacagcagagcgtagcaggtcACCGcggagcgtagcaggatgtagcattTTCTTTGTTACAGTGCCCCTAGAGGCCAAATTATAAGAGTATATGGCTGcggcctggagcgtcccatgtcatccgtctcgtctcatgcggtctcgtctcatgcggaggcgtgtccaacggtaaatccagagggtcaaaaatgcaaaatcgcgtttttttttttttttattcatttatgaaacaaatgaatgaaatatatatatttttttaactaaacatgtCTAAAAGATACATGCAGactatcatactgatgaataaaaacacttaaaatatatgtttgtctataaaataaatgcagattataggcaaactaaaaaaatccttctgcctTCCCCgagtttctacttttcaaaataaaagctcgcgtctggaataaaatactaatatctctctttttttcaaagtaaaagctcacgtcaactatcatgctaatgaatacaatatttgttgagtttttaaatatttaaaaatatatgtccgtctctaaaataaatgcagatgataggcaaactaaaaaaatccttctataACTGCAACTTTGTCTCCCGAGAGAGTTCaagcatttggttttgtttttaaaaaattccccctttcatacaatacaacacaaaattaaaTAGAACCGCTGGtggaagtggaagaaaaattcAATCGCATTCTGGCCCCAGACTGTGGCAGTACGCAGTCGAATGCAGGACGGGTCCCGGAGACCCGAAGGCCGAGGCCACGGTAGTAGAAAAATAGAATcacattctgccccgggtcccaaagacccgacagcattctgccccgggtcccagagacacGACAAttttctgccccgggtcccagagaccctaCAGCCGAGGTCGCGGTATAGTAGAAAAATACGGCCGCcgtctgccccgggtcccagagagccAACAGCCGAGACCGACAGTCGCTCTCGCCATGCTGATAAgcagttgtatttgcagcaatgtcccagtgaagtgtgaaaacaatctagaatatacaattaaaaagtcttggaaagcgtgtaacatgtttatttttgtagttttgttgtgAGTGCAGATCGTGGATTGTGATCCCTCCTCAAGAGGTCCTGCAGTTAGTTAGCAGAAACAGCTGCGTCGCTGATGCAGCTATCATCAGATGTAGCTACGTTAATATGGACCAACACaagcataacattcagaaatgaacaaactacatgtaggctatggcaaaattgttactttaacagttttttaacgtttttcaattgattgcaacagATGTGGTCACGGATTTACCCGTGGACTCCATCTGGAAACTTATTCGCGATATCgtaattttgaccctctggatttaccgtcggacacacctccgcatgagacgagaccgcatgagacgggacggatgacatgggacgctccaggctgcagccatacccgtctcCAATCAAGTGCCAAGTCCCTGTACCATAGTTTGGCTTTAGGACATCAAAGCGTTGCTGAGATATGAGCTCACTTTCTTTATTACAGTGCCCCTAGAGGCCAAATGACACCACTTTCCTTGCATTTCCTCACAATGAGCTACTATGTCCCTGAACCAAGTTTGAGCTTTATACATCAAAACATTGATGAAATATGAGCTCACTTCCTGTATTTATAGCACCATTGTGATTGGGTCTTGATTCCATGTACTGTACAAAGTTCAGTTGATACATGAAAGTGTTGGTGAGATATGAGCCTACTTACTGTAATTATAGCACCTACCTACTGGTCAAAAGACTCCAAATGTATTGTGTGTCCTCAGGATGGGGTTCCGAGTCGATGTACCAAGTTTGGTGTCAATACGTGAAAGCATTGAAAAGAGCCTAATTTCTGTGATTATAGCATCCCCATAGTGGTCAAAAGTCACCATAGTTCATGGGCCAACTCCTTATTGGGTGACGAGTCCAGTAGTTTTGATATGCGAAAGCCCCCGCGAGATATGAGTTATTTTCCTGTTTAGCGGCTTCACTGTCCCCCCAGACTGATTTCAATTGTCTGTGAAGGGCAAAAGCTTTCAAAGATCAATAAGCAATGTAACAACCTTTGTGAGGCATGGTCTGATGATCATCTGTGCTAGATTTCGTGAAAATCTACCCAATTTTGTGACCTGTGAaaagtttttagtgttttttttatcaaatttaatATGGCAAAAGGTCCAACATGGCGGATATTGTCATCATGGGGTGCGTTTAGTTCGGCGTCATCCAAGGATTCCAACTATATCTCAAATAAAAATTGGGCATACAGTTAAAAAGTTAATCGTACGGGTGCAACGCCAACTTTGACCCATTGGTGATGCTAGACTGCCTGTGGTGCAGACCTAAAACTTGGTGAAGTGAATTATGCGAGTGTTCTGAAGTACGGTTCTATGGGCTGCCATAGATGCCCATGGCAGTGGAAAGATGTGTATTAAGTAGAATcactataaaatatatgaaatgtataaatgaaataaatgaataaaataaatgaatgaaaggtacatataaaatgtattgcaCTTTCTACTGACACCAccatccatttcttttttaatatttaatattactTCTATCCTATTCAGTTTCGGGCTGTGTATGTTTACTATCCTATTTTCAATGAGAAAAGTCATAATAGGTCACTAACATTTGAGCATAGAAGTGTTTATATTGCAAATAATCTGTTTGTTTGCTTCTTCACACACTGTGGTAAAAGAGTTTACAGCAGATGTGCCACTCTactttacatgtaaatgtactgtatttatatagcgctttctAGTCCTAACAACttctcaaagcgcttttacatcatacatgtaccattcaccattcacacgcattcatacactgtggccgaggctgccgtacaaggtgccacctgctcatcaggtaAACACTCGACATGGGACTatagggccagggattgaaccaccaaccttccaattggcaggcaaccgctctaccactgcgCCACATGGTTATCAAAATAACCATGTTGACCAACCAAATAACCATGTTGCACAATTTAGAGAACAGTGGGCAGCAAGACAAAGTAAATACATGAAAGAGTGGGCTGTGAGTGCAGACTGCCTAGGGACAGCACCCataatatatttcatatatgATTTCATGccagtacttttactgaaacCTACCGGCCCTTATGACCAAAGAAAACAATTCCCGGTCCTCCCGATTAACCAATCTGGGCCTGTTTCCAAGTGTCCTTGTTTGTGCATCCCTTAAATTAAACGTACACAAGAGAGGGAAACGGAGGAATTCTATAGAGATAGAACGGTGATAGTAAAGTCTAGGCAAGGGCTTTAGGTCAGTTTGGCTATTTCTAAAATTCATGAGAGCAGTACACTGCAAACTGATTGTCAAGTACCTCAAAACCGTACTTATTTATCACAAGGGAGCAAGATAATTGATTTAGAAATAAGGTAAACAATATGCTTTTTGCTCTACCTTGGATAGCTTTTCCTTTGCCTTGTAGCATATTTTATATCTGtgcctttttcctttctttttataCAGCGCTACTGAATCCAAGTCTGGGGGAAAGAGTTCCTAGCATCACAGCTAACCAATTGACAAATCATGCTATTAAGGTTAAGAGAGATCTCAAAGTGATTGAGAACAACGTGGGCAGGTCCTCCTCACTCAACGTTGATCAAACCAACCTGGAATGGCAGACCTTTAATGGCTCTCTCCCCAATGGAGCAGTTTCAGTCTACAACAAATATGTTGATCGCATCGACTATGTTTGCAAATATGGCCTTGAGGCCGGCTTATATAACCCTTACCAGAGTCCTCACTGCCTCTTCCCCTATAGAGACAAAGAGCTTCGTGGCTCTCCATTTGAGATCCTGGTAAACAAAGACAATTTTGAGATTATTGAATGGAAGGATGGCTCCTATGGTTCAGTGCCTGAGAATGCCGTCGAGACCTTCCCCGGGAGCAAGATATATATTGGTAAGAACAAGTATGGTCTTGGGAAGGTAGATGTTAAAAATGAGGCCTTCATCCTTCCATGGGAAGGTGATGAGTATTGGCACAAGAGCTACCAGGTCCTTACCTTTAACAAAGATGTAATTCACGAGGACATATCTGATGTCAAGTATAAAACTGATGGGGTTAAAGTCATACCTTATCCTTCAGAGACCTTCAAAGAATCGGTCCTCACCAACGATTTCTTCGAGCCAATGACACTGGCAACAATGCTCTCAAAGACAACCCAAAAGGAGCATAGGTGGGACACCAGCTTTTCACTCACAATAGGGGCTAACACTACCATCACTGCCGGAATCCCCTCAGTGTTCTCTGGTGGTATTGAGGTTGGCGCTGAAAAGACCTTCCAGTTCACCAACGGGACCACTTATACCGAGATGATCTCcaacactgtttgtgttttggtcaCAACCCCACCAAGGCGCTCCTGCCGTGCCAGTATGGTGGAATTTAAGTACGGGGAAAACATCCCATACACTGCACGCCTTAGCCGCACCTACAGAAATGGGAAGACCACATGGACGTCAATCTCTGGGACCTACAGCAGCGTCCAAATGAGAGGAGTCCGGAGTGTGGTGGATCGCTGTAATCCTGTAGCTGATCCCACACCTGATCCatcttcttctgaagagtccggCATGTGGAGTGGGGACAAAACTGTCGACGTGTCCACATAATACAATTCTTCCCTGGTTGCGTTGACAGTTTTGTTCTCATTACTTAGAATTACGTGACAGAAACTATGCTCTATAGCTTTAAAGAGAATAATGAAATATGCTCTTAAGATAACCCATTGCATGTCCATGACATTGAAATGAAAAGCTAAAAATAAACCTGCTTTTGTGTTATATATACTTTAACATATTATGTCTAACTACTTGTCATTTAAATTGTTCAAAGCAAAGAAGGAAATCTatgaaaaatgttatttcatatttcattgtttcaaataaaataaacatgcatgcaaacCAAATCTGTCACAATCACTCAAATATTCATCAGGATACAGTTAAGTCAGGAACAGCAGCATGGCAATGCTATAACACAACTACAGATAAAAGACCAGGGATTAGAACTGTCTTTATCAAttagatttgtctttttatttgggGAATGTCTGGCCAAAGTTGCCCAGTTAGTTGCCATTCACAGCTAATCAATTTAATGCTAAATGCAGCCTAAGTTTAACGTTGCGTAGGTATGTATCTCCATGTTCGGTACACATCTCTACTGGCCAAGtatcatttttagttttattctttCAAGAACtcaccagaaaaagaaaataaatatagtcTGATCACTAAAGTGTGAAACATTAACAAGTTCAAAAACTATACTACAACTAGTAAACCATAAACAATTTAGATCTTTATAAAGCAGCTGAAATTATCATAAAATCAAGTACAGTCTCTGTGGTAGAAATCATTTAggattagggttgggtaccgagaCCCAGTGCTTATATGGCACCGATGCCTAAACGATTGGTATCTACCGACACAAATAGCAACGTGGATTTTGGTGCCTTATTACGGTGCCCCTGATATGCCTGCGCTTCTCTCTGAGGCTCCAAAATGGGCAATAGAGGCAACTGAAGCATCGCTGCACGTGTATGACAACACAGACGGTGTGTTCACTGAAACTGGTAACTTTAATCCTTGATGTGCAtgcaaagttattgtaaaatacccctTTTCCAtctagtggttgtttttgtcattcaaCAGCAATTTACTAGTTCAATAAGTTATTGTTTATTATAAGTTATAGTTATTAAGctattattaaatcatttaattttaaccATATGGCCTTAGTAATAAACACATTGTTCTTAATGTCaccaactcttttttttaactttctttaaaaGTATTGGTTCAGGCACCGTTTTAAGTATTGCTTTAGCACCAGTATCGGGAAAACCCCAAACGACCCCCAACCCTATTTAAGATAAACATTATGTGTAGAGCAGCCATCTGTTGATTTTTGTACAGGGACAcgttttccctgttttttttttgtcagcatgTTTATTAAACTTACGTATTTCAATTGGAACAATCTTTTGTCTTATGTCACTTCTGTCAGTCTGAAGTGCAGCTGA includes:
- the LOC117944416 gene encoding natterin-3-like; translation: MKLSVLLLLALLALSSASPLDILKSTEQRNALLNPSLGERVPSITANQLTNHAIKVKRDLKVIENNVGRSSSLNVDQTNLEWQTFNGSLPNGAVSVYNKYVDRIDYVCKYGLEAGLYNPYQSPHCLFPYRDKELRGSPFEILVNKDNFEIIEWKDGSYGSVPENAVETFPGSKIYIGKNKYGLGKVDVKNEAFILPWEGDEYWHKSYQVLTFNKDVIHEDISDVKYKTDGVKVIPYPSETFKESVLTNDFFEPMTLATMLSKTTQKEHRWDTSFSLTIGANTTITAGIPSVFSGGIEVGAEKTFQFTNGTTYTEMISNTVCVLVTTPPRRSCRASMVEFKYGENIPYTARLSRTYRNGKTTWTSISGTYSSVQMRGVRSVVDRCNPVADPTPDPSSSEESGMWSGDKTVDVST